The Betaproteobacteria bacterium genome has a window encoding:
- a CDS encoding RNB domain-containing ribonuclease codes for MHVFYEDEGSFRVGTILADNNTSLQVETASGKRAKVKAANVLFRFSEPGTHGFMDRAHELAAEMDAEFLWQCCGPDEFSFEILGREYFGREPSPVESAALLVRLHDSPIYFYKKGRGHYKAAPEDALRAALASVERKRQQALLQAQYAEQLGRFELPPALVQALPMLLYRPDRNTIEVKALEAASTATKQAPLRLLEKCGAIPSTRDYHVNRFLYQHFPQGRDHPLPEDLAAHDALPVAEVRAFSIDDVTTTEIDDAFSVTRLAEGWQIGVHIAAPALGVAPGSPVDEVAAKRLSTVYMPGDKITMLPEAVIDAYTLAEGRTAPALSLYLQLRSDLTLLGTSTRLERVPIAANLRLDALDRTFTEEALQAGEIAHSHAREIRLLWEFACVLEAARGRPEQPRPLPMDYSFYVEDDRVRIAERRRGAPIDKLVAELMIFVNTEWGRTLAEHGAPGIYRAQSGGRVKLTTAPAPHDALGVDQYLWASSPLRRYVDLINQRQLLAVLQGAPPPYGKGSEAMLAVLRDFELANDTYYDFQRSMERYWCLRWLLQEKVTRCEATVARENLVKLDPLPLLIKVPSLPDLPPMTRVEVEIGEIDLLDLTVSAQFRARLDQAAA; via the coding sequence ATGCACGTTTTCTACGAAGACGAAGGCAGTTTTCGCGTCGGTACCATCCTTGCCGACAACAACACCTCGCTGCAGGTGGAGACCGCCTCCGGCAAACGCGCCAAGGTGAAGGCGGCGAACGTCCTGTTCCGGTTCAGCGAACCGGGGACGCACGGTTTCATGGATCGGGCGCACGAGCTCGCCGCCGAGATGGACGCGGAATTCCTGTGGCAGTGCTGCGGCCCCGACGAGTTTTCCTTCGAGATCCTGGGCCGCGAATACTTCGGCCGCGAACCGTCTCCCGTCGAGTCGGCGGCGCTGCTCGTGCGCCTTCACGATTCCCCGATCTACTTCTACAAGAAAGGACGGGGGCACTACAAGGCGGCGCCGGAGGACGCGCTGCGGGCTGCGCTGGCGAGCGTGGAGCGCAAGCGTCAGCAGGCGCTGCTGCAGGCGCAATACGCCGAACAGCTGGGGCGTTTCGAGCTGCCGCCGGCGCTCGTGCAGGCGTTGCCGATGCTGCTTTACCGGCCGGATCGCAACACGATCGAGGTCAAGGCGCTGGAGGCGGCTAGTACGGCGACGAAACAGGCGCCGCTGCGGCTCCTGGAGAAGTGCGGAGCGATTCCCTCGACCCGCGACTACCATGTGAACCGCTTCCTCTATCAGCATTTTCCCCAGGGCCGGGACCATCCGCTGCCTGAAGACCTGGCTGCGCACGACGCGTTGCCAGTGGCCGAAGTCCGCGCGTTCAGCATCGATGACGTGACGACGACCGAGATCGACGACGCCTTCTCGGTGACGCGGCTGGCGGAGGGCTGGCAGATCGGCGTGCACATCGCGGCGCCGGCACTGGGCGTGGCCCCGGGTTCGCCGGTCGACGAGGTTGCCGCGAAGCGCCTGTCCACCGTCTACATGCCGGGCGACAAGATCACCATGCTGCCGGAGGCGGTGATCGACGCGTACACCCTGGCCGAGGGTCGCACCGCACCGGCACTGTCGCTCTATCTGCAGCTGCGCAGTGATCTCACGCTGCTCGGCACTTCGACGCGCCTCGAACGCGTTCCGATTGCCGCCAACCTGCGCCTCGACGCGCTGGATCGGACCTTTACCGAAGAAGCGCTGCAAGCCGGCGAGATCGCCCACAGCCACGCGCGCGAGATCCGTCTGCTGTGGGAGTTCGCCTGCGTGCTGGAGGCTGCGCGCGGCCGCCCCGAGCAGCCCCGGCCGTTGCCGATGGACTACAGCTTCTACGTCGAAGACGATCGGGTGCGCATCGCTGAGCGCAGACGCGGTGCCCCGATCGACAAGCTCGTGGCGGAGCTCATGATCTTCGTCAACACCGAGTGGGGACGTACGCTGGCCGAGCACGGGGCTCCCGGCATCTATCGCGCCCAGTCGGGCGGGCGCGTCAAGCTCACGACGGCGCCGGCGCCCCACGATGCGCTCGGCGTCGACCAGTACCTGTGGGCGAGCTCTCCACTGCGGCGGTACGTGGACCTGATCAACCAGCGGCAGCTTCTCGCTGTCCTGCAGGGCGCGCCACCGCCCTACGGCAAGGGCTCGGAAGCGATGCTTGCGGTGTTGCGCGATTTCGAGCTCGCCAACGACACCTACTACGATTTTCAGCGGTCGATGGAGCGGTACTGGTGCCTGCGTTGGCTGCTGCAGGAGAAGGTGACCCGCTGCGAAGCGACGGTGGCGAGGGAGAACCTGGTCAAGCTCGATCCGCTGCCGCTCCTGATCAAGGTTCCGTCGCTGCCGGACCTGCCGCCGATGACGCGCGTGGAAGTGGAGATCGGCGAGATCGACCTGCTCGATCTCACCGTCTCGGCCCAGTTCCGCGCGCGCCTCGATCAGGCGGCTGCATGA